The following coding sequences are from one Triticum aestivum cultivar Chinese Spring chromosome 5A, IWGSC CS RefSeq v2.1, whole genome shotgun sequence window:
- the LOC123105891 gene encoding uncharacterized protein isoform X2, with amino-acid sequence MGDSVDVIPDWVGDLGESVGPVDYGCVRRCRHRRLATYLWLHGFRDALRGLLNETDAYMSVIHLSRLVQQGLWDDAVAYVSRFLRPTSHPQSNEAQVLLHFLMQHAAFASMVAGKPDRNLSYFNHKYNTRYLKHDDSVSFDCLRIRSIVLSILHSEQVRSSLDWERVRCKASQIVQHLAYKAPELKNVALLPGGPMMPHDVLPIGFRYRRRRHVKEQDLPGPKTLAKIYLRTKKGLPSSTRRHELNSGLTDKTRKWLIDLIDESLQAGLELQSSEKEKEGVPGATASHTMSNTLTDLTKNSVSGTSSLTNAGAHVAPVSQTMSGAPVAAVSQTVNLTSHAENSGISSVINAGTSKVVSSKISNLRKHQRTEEATFEHPKMQRTSGAFDEACLASVTKAGAGSRAGTVLELEGPKQEVEHR; translated from the exons ATGGGGGACTCCGTCGATGTCATCCCCGATTGGGTGGGCGACTTGGGCGAGTCCGTCGGCCCCGTCGACTACGGCTGCGTGCGCCGGTGCCGTCACCGCCGCCTCGCCACCTACCTCTGGCTGCACGGCTTCCGCGACGCCCTGCGAGG GCTGCTCAACGAGACGGACGCGTACATGAGCGTCATCCACCTGTCACGGCTGGTGCAGCAGGGGCTGTGGGACGACGCCGTCGCCTACGTCTCCCGCTTCCTGCGCCCGACCTCGCACCCGCAGAGCAACGAGGCCCAGGTGCTCCTCCACTTCCTCATGCAACACGCGGCCTTCGCCAGCATGGTCGCCGGCAAGCCCGACCGCAACCTCAGCTACTTCAACCACAAGTACAACACACGGTACCTCAAGCACGACGACTCCGTCTCCTTCGACTGCCTCAGGATCCGCTCCATCGTCCTCTCCATTCTCCATTCGGAGCAAGTCAG ATCCTCGCTGGACTGGGAGCGCGTTCGTTGCAAGGCGTCTCAAATCGTCCAACACTTGGCTTATAAGGCTCCAGAGTTGAAAAACGTGGCCCTATTGCCGGGCGGCCCGATGATGCCCCACGATGTGCTTCCCATCGGATTCAG GTACCGTCGGAGGCGTCATGTGAAGGAACAAGACCTGCCAGGACCTAAAACACTGGCCAAGATCTACCTTAGGACCAAAAAGGG GCTGCCTTCGTCGACCCGCAGACATGAATTAAACAGTG GATTGACGGACAAGACAAGGAAGTGGCTGATAGATCTTATTG ATGAAAGTTTGCAAGCTGGTCTGGAACTTCAgtcaagtgaaaaggagaaggaag GTGTTCCTGGTGCTACAGCCTCGCATACCATGTCGAATACCTTGACAGATCTTACTAAAAACTCTGTGTCTGGGACCTCATCATTGACAAATGCAG GTGCTCATGTTGCTCCAGTTTCGCAGACTATGTCTG GTGCTCCTGTTGCTGCAGTTTCACAGACAGTGAACTTGACAAGCCATGCTGAGAACTCTGGGATCTCGTCAGTGATAAATGCAG GCACAAGCAAGGTTGTGAGTTCGAAAATCTCCAACCTCAGAAAGCATCAAAGGACAGAAGAAGCAACTTTTGAGCATCCAAAAATGCAACGGACAAGTGGGGCTTTTGATGAAGCATGTCTG GCATCAGTGACTAAGGCTGGAGCTGGGTCACGCGCTGGTACTGTCCTGGAACTGGAAGGTCCTAAGCAAGAAGTTGAGCACCGCTAG
- the LOC123105891 gene encoding uncharacterized protein isoform X1 has product MGDSVDVIPDWVGDLGESVGPVDYGCVRRCRHRRLATYLWLHGFRDALRGLLNETDAYMSVIHLSRLVQQGLWDDAVAYVSRFLRPTSHPQSNEAQVLLHFLMQHAAFASMVAGKPDRNLSYFNHKYNTRYLKHDDSVSFDCLRIRSIVLSILHSEQVRSSLDWERVRCKASQIVQHLAYKAPELKNVALLPGGPMMPHDVLPIGFRYRRRRHVKEQDLPGPKTLAKIYLRTKKGLPSSTRRHELNSGLTDKTRKWLIDLIDESLQAGLELQSSEKEKEGVPGATASHTMSNTLTDLTKNSVSGTSSLTNAGAHVAPVSQTMSGTLTVPANISGAPVAAVSQTVNLTSHAENSGISSVINAGTSKVVSSKISNLRKHQRTEEATFEHPKMQRTSGAFDEACLASVTKAGAGSRAGTVLELEGPKQEVEHR; this is encoded by the exons ATGGGGGACTCCGTCGATGTCATCCCCGATTGGGTGGGCGACTTGGGCGAGTCCGTCGGCCCCGTCGACTACGGCTGCGTGCGCCGGTGCCGTCACCGCCGCCTCGCCACCTACCTCTGGCTGCACGGCTTCCGCGACGCCCTGCGAGG GCTGCTCAACGAGACGGACGCGTACATGAGCGTCATCCACCTGTCACGGCTGGTGCAGCAGGGGCTGTGGGACGACGCCGTCGCCTACGTCTCCCGCTTCCTGCGCCCGACCTCGCACCCGCAGAGCAACGAGGCCCAGGTGCTCCTCCACTTCCTCATGCAACACGCGGCCTTCGCCAGCATGGTCGCCGGCAAGCCCGACCGCAACCTCAGCTACTTCAACCACAAGTACAACACACGGTACCTCAAGCACGACGACTCCGTCTCCTTCGACTGCCTCAGGATCCGCTCCATCGTCCTCTCCATTCTCCATTCGGAGCAAGTCAG ATCCTCGCTGGACTGGGAGCGCGTTCGTTGCAAGGCGTCTCAAATCGTCCAACACTTGGCTTATAAGGCTCCAGAGTTGAAAAACGTGGCCCTATTGCCGGGCGGCCCGATGATGCCCCACGATGTGCTTCCCATCGGATTCAG GTACCGTCGGAGGCGTCATGTGAAGGAACAAGACCTGCCAGGACCTAAAACACTGGCCAAGATCTACCTTAGGACCAAAAAGGG GCTGCCTTCGTCGACCCGCAGACATGAATTAAACAGTG GATTGACGGACAAGACAAGGAAGTGGCTGATAGATCTTATTG ATGAAAGTTTGCAAGCTGGTCTGGAACTTCAgtcaagtgaaaaggagaaggaag GTGTTCCTGGTGCTACAGCCTCGCATACCATGTCGAATACCTTGACAGATCTTACTAAAAACTCTGTGTCTGGGACCTCATCATTGACAAATGCAG GTGCTCATGTTGCTCCAGTTTCGCAGACTATGTCTGGTACATTGACAGTTCCTGCTAATATATCCG GTGCTCCTGTTGCTGCAGTTTCACAGACAGTGAACTTGACAAGCCATGCTGAGAACTCTGGGATCTCGTCAGTGATAAATGCAG GCACAAGCAAGGTTGTGAGTTCGAAAATCTCCAACCTCAGAAAGCATCAAAGGACAGAAGAAGCAACTTTTGAGCATCCAAAAATGCAACGGACAAGTGGGGCTTTTGATGAAGCATGTCTG GCATCAGTGACTAAGGCTGGAGCTGGGTCACGCGCTGGTACTGTCCTGGAACTGGAAGGTCCTAAGCAAGAAGTTGAGCACCGCTAG